GCCCCCGCTTATCGGCATCGCGGGGTGCACCGCACAAGGCTGGCGCCTTCTGCTCTAGACTTCTGAGCCGATCCCTGCCAAAAACCGCGCCAGACCAAAACACCGTGCCCCCGTCCGGCTAAAACTGCGTCTTCTTTAGCGGCCTTGTGTTGTTCAGGCCAACAGCCCTGTAGGCAGGTCGGCCTGCGGCCTCCACTGGTTTACCTCCCCCGCCCCGACCCCGCTGCACTGGCTGCGCGCGGCTCGCAGTCGCTGCGCGCCTTGCTCGTTGCCGTGCTCGCCATCTCCGCCCCGTGCAGCCCCCGGAGGGGGCTTCCCTTGAGTAAAGTGCCCTCAGCAAAACCGAACACAACCTTCGGCTTCCGTGTCTGGGAGCGTCGCAGGGCGCCGCTTGCGGGTTCTGTGCCACCCGCCCCCGCAGAACGGCCGCCCGCCGCCCAAGCCAGTTGGGCGACGTTCGCCCGTTGCCGTGAAAAACTGCCCAAAAACAGGCTGTTCAGCCCATCAATCAGAAAAAGGGGCGCTATACTGCACCGCGGGGCAAACGTAAAAACAGGGCAAAAGTGCACTTCGGCATTTTAGGTTCGCGGGAATGGGCGGAACGGGTAAAAGGGGTTCTTTAACAAGCTGACAGATAAGGAAAAAATCGCTTAAAACTGTATAACCGCACCGGAACCAGCCCTAAGACCCCATCGGGCTGATGGGGGGCGTGAATCCGTATTCGTATGTGCATAATCCGGCAGGATGGGTAGACCCGTTCGGGTTAGCGGGTAAAGACTGCGATAAATTGTTTTCAAATCAATCTTATAAGGAGATTGAAAAAGCTCCATTAGATCAGTGGATAGTTGATTCTTTTAAAGACGGGAAATATAAAACTGTCGTCACAACTCAAGATACATATGTATATCGCGTTTACGGTGGTAATGCTAAACCGGGTGGCTCATTCGTATCAGATCTTCCAGCTTCTAACCGTATACAAGCTAAAATCGATGCGGCTCTTTTGCCCGAATGGAAAAATACCCGACAATTTGAAGCCCAAATATTGGTTCCAAAAGGAACAACACTCCATGTGGGCCAAGTTGCACCGCAAACAATGAAATCTGGAGCAGTTCTTAAGGGAGAAGCAACACAAATTCTTCTGCCCAGAGATTGGGATCCATCTTGGATAAAAAATACAAGAGGCATTCCATCAAAATAGAGATAACAATATGAATAAAAAAGAATTAATAAATTTAATCGAAAATGTAATTTTTGATTTGGAAGAACTAAAAAAATCTAGGCAGGAGAACAATCTGGACTCAATTATAACTCTTTATAAAAAAACGCTTTTATCTTTAGAGTCAGGAGAGTTAAAAGCCAATATTGTGAAAAATATGACTAGAGGGTATCTAGAAATCTATAGTGATTACGACAATCCCGTGCTTAACCTAATGTATGCATGTGAAAAAGAGATAGATAAATATATAAACTCATAGCTCATTGTTTAAATTAAAGATCTATGATAAAAAAGCCGGAAAGATCCCCAAGATCTTCCGGCTTTGTTCTTTTTAAGAGCTGCTCATTCCCTGCCCTTAGCGGCTTGTGTAGCCGCCAATCAGCTCCCGCATTTTGAGCTTAATCTCACTGATTTGCTCTCGCTGGCGCTGGTATTGCTGTTTGAGGCTGTTAGTCTCGTCATTGTCAGGGATCAGCACCAGACAGCCCTCCATAATCTTGACGGTGAGTGTGCCGCCAATATCAAAGCCTGCTGCCTTAAGCCACTGCCCCTTAAGGTGTATTGCCGGCGGGGCACTGGCCTTGTCATTTTGCGGCACGTATCCCACGGTGTAATAACGTTCTGTTTTTACGGCTTTATTTACTGCACGGTTTTGCTTAGAATGCGCCTTAGCCATCATTAACTACCTCCAATAGTTGGTTATGGTTAGCGTTTTGGTTGTGCTCCAACACAGCCAGAACGCGTTAAATCTCAGCGTGTTACATTAATTGCCTGTTTAATTTTCTCTTGTGTGATTGCCATGTCCAGAATGCGGCAAATCACATCCTGATCTTCTGCTTTTAACCCGTCAACTTGCTTACACAACTCTTTTAGCCTCTTGTTTTTAATATCAAAAACGGGAGCGATTGCACCTTCTTCACCCAGCAGTAAATGGTCAATACTGACTTCCAGTAACTGCGCCAGTTTAATGATGTAATCAAACTGGGGCTTAACCTGTCCCTGCTCCCAGCGTCCGACCATCCGGGGCTGGATATCTAGCAAATTCGCCAGTTCTATCTGTGTAAGCTGTCTGGCCTTGCGCAGTGTGGCAAGGCGTTTACCAAAATCAGTCATAAATGAACAAAGCCAGTTAATGTGTTTGTTCATCATGATAAGTGTCCTTTTTTAGTGTTGGGCTTGAAAGTATTATATTGACCTGTATTATATAGGTCAATAATGACCTTGACGCATTTTAAAGGATTAAGACATGGCTCGCATTCCCGAAGCAGAGTTGCAACACCTGAAAGCCGCCGTTCCCTTAGTTGCCATCATCGAGCAGCAGGGGCGGCAGTTGTTTAAACGCGGCAAAGACATGACCGTGCTGTGCCCGTTCCATGAGGAGAAAACGCCGTCGATGGTCATTACCCCAGCGAAAAATCTCTACCACTGTTTTGGCTGTGATGCGGGCGGGTCGGTGCTGGACTGGGTGATGCACACCGAGGGTCTGAGCCTGCGCCATGCCGTGGAGCGCCTGCGTGCCGTGCTGGGGCACAATCCGGCGGTGGAGCCGCTGGTGCAGCCGGAAGAGCTGGCCGGTGATGCCATCGGGCAGCAGGTGTTGCTGTCACGGGTGGTTGCGTTTTATCACCATACGTTGCTGAATGCGCCGGAGGCACAAGCGTACCTGTCCAAACGGCGGCTCAACCATCCTGAACTGGTCAGCCATTTTAAGCTGGGCTTTGCCAACCGAACGCTCGCTTACCGTCTGCCAGCCAGTAAATACAAGGCCGGGGCAGAGGTTCGCCGCCGCCTGCAAGCCATCGGCGTGCTGCGGGAGAACGGGCGGGAGCACCTGCGCGGCTCGCTGGTTGTGCCGGTGATGGATGCACAGGGGCAAATCCACGAACTGTACGGGCGCAAAATCGGCGACGACCTGCGCCAGTCCATCATCCGCCATCTGTACCTGCCGGGGGCACACAACGGGGTCTGGAATGAAGCCGCGCTGGGTGCCTCCCGAACGCTTATCCTGTGTGAATCGCTGATTGATGCGATGTCGTTCTGGGTGACGGGGCAGCGCAATGTGACGGCGGCCTATGGGGTGCATGGCGTCACGGCTGATCACTGGCAAGCCTTTGAACAGTACGGCATTAAGCAGGTGCTGATCGCTTTCGATAATGACAGCGCCGGCAATGATGCCGCGGTCAAACTGGCGGCGGCACTGGCGGCCAAAGGGATCACGCCCCTGCGCGTGGTGTTCCCGTCGGGCAGGGATGCGAACGAATATCTGTGCCAGGTGGCTGAGCCGGAAACCGCCTTTGCGCTGCTGCTTGACAGCGCCGTGCCGATGCAGGGTGTGGCGGATACGGTGGCACTTGGGCGCCAGACGCCTGAGCCGGACACCGCGCCAGCCCCCGCTTCCCCTTTAGCCGCTGACCCTGCGTCCGGTGTGATGCCAAATGTCGTCTGTGAGTCCGGTGAGCATGGCGAACTGCGCGTGTCAGTCGGCACACTGCAATGGTGCCTGCGCGGGCTGGGTGCGGTCAAAGCGGGCGCGGTTGCCATGAAGCTCAATGCGCAGGTGCTGGACAGGCAAAGCGGCGTGTTGTTCGCCGACGGGGTTGATCTGATGAGCGGGCGCTCACGCAACAGTTACGCCCGGCTGGCTGCCGCTGAGCTGGGACTGGCCGAAGGCGACCTCCGGCGGGCACTGGGGCAGGTGTTACTGGCGGTCGAACAATGGCAGCAGCAGCCCGCCAAAGGCACCGAACCCCGCGTACCTGAAATGGGGATCGCAGAGCGGGAAGCGGCACTGGCCTTGTTGCAAGATCCGTACCTGACGGCCCGTATCACCACTGACTTGGCGGCCTGCGGTGTGGTCGGCGAATCCACTAACTTGCTGGCCGGTTTTTTGGCGGCGGTGAGCCGAAAGTTACCCAAACCGTTAGCGGTACTTATCCAGAGCAGCAGCGCCGCCGGCAAATCCTCACTGATGGAGGCGGTGCTGAACCTGATCCCCGAGGAGGAGCGCATCCAGTACAGCGCCATGACCGGGCAAAGCCTGTTCTATCTGGGGGAAACCCATCTCCAGCACAAAATATTGGCTATCGCCGAAGAAGAGGGGGTGCGGCAGGCGGCCTATGCGTTGAAGTTGTTGCAGTCGGATGGTGAACTGACGATGGCCAGCACCGGCAAGGATGAGGCGAGCGGCAACCTCGTCACCAAAAGCTATACCGTCAAAGGTCCGGTGATGCTGATGCTGACCACGACCGCCATTGATGTGGATGAAGAGCTGCTCAACCGCTGTCTGGTGCTGACGGTCAATGAATCCCGTGAACAGACGGAAGCCATCCATGCGTTGCAGCGCCAGAAGCAGACGCTTGAAGGCTTGCTGGCCGGGAACGAGCGGGACTATCTGATGCAGCTTCACCAGAACGCCCAGCGGCTGCTTAAGCCGTTGAATGTGGTCAATCCGTATGCGCACCAACTGACCTTTATGTCAGACAAAACCCGTACCCGCCGTGACCATATGAAATACCTGACGCTCATTCAGAGCATAGCGTTGCTGCACCAGTACCAGCGGGAAATCAAAACGGCAGAGCATCGCGGCAGACGACTTGAATACATCGAAGTGAGCAAAGACGATATCCGGCTCGCCAATCAGTTGGCGCATGAAATCTTAGGCCGGACACTGGACGAAATGCCGCCGCAGACGCGCAAGCTGTTATTGCTGATCCAGCAGATGGCGAACGAGATGGCGGCAGGGCAGCAGTGCGCCCTGAATGCCGTTCGCTTTACCCGGCGGGATATCCGCGACTTTACCCAATGGAGCGACAATCAGCTTAAAGTGCATTGCCAGCGGCTGGCTGAGATGGAATACCTGCTGATCCACGGCGGCAGTCGCGGGCATCTGCTGCAATACGAACTGCTCTGGGACGGTGATGGCAACAGCGCACACTTAAGCGGCCTGATCGTGCCGGTATGATCAGTGCAAGTTGGGCTGAAAACAAGGCAAGTTGCCCCTAAGTTGGGTTCAGGTTGGCCTCAAGTTGGGGGAGATAAAACGGCTATCAGGCCGCAGCCAGACAGGGCTGACAGTCCGCAAGTTGGACAATATTAAAAATCACTGTTCCGGCAATATCATAAAACTTCCCCGTCATACCGTACTGCCGGATAGCGGCCACGACAAAAAGG
The sequence above is drawn from the Xenorhabdus ishibashii genome and encodes:
- a CDS encoding CHC2 zinc finger domain-containing protein; this encodes MARIPEAELQHLKAAVPLVAIIEQQGRQLFKRGKDMTVLCPFHEEKTPSMVITPAKNLYHCFGCDAGGSVLDWVMHTEGLSLRHAVERLRAVLGHNPAVEPLVQPEELAGDAIGQQVLLSRVVAFYHHTLLNAPEAQAYLSKRRLNHPELVSHFKLGFANRTLAYRLPASKYKAGAEVRRRLQAIGVLRENGREHLRGSLVVPVMDAQGQIHELYGRKIGDDLRQSIIRHLYLPGAHNGVWNEAALGASRTLILCESLIDAMSFWVTGQRNVTAAYGVHGVTADHWQAFEQYGIKQVLIAFDNDSAGNDAAVKLAAALAAKGITPLRVVFPSGRDANEYLCQVAEPETAFALLLDSAVPMQGVADTVALGRQTPEPDTAPAPASPLAADPASGVMPNVVCESGEHGELRVSVGTLQWCLRGLGAVKAGAVAMKLNAQVLDRQSGVLFADGVDLMSGRSRNSYARLAAAELGLAEGDLRRALGQVLLAVEQWQQQPAKGTEPRVPEMGIAEREAALALLQDPYLTARITTDLAACGVVGESTNLLAGFLAAVSRKLPKPLAVLIQSSSAAGKSSLMEAVLNLIPEEERIQYSAMTGQSLFYLGETHLQHKILAIAEEEGVRQAAYALKLLQSDGELTMASTGKDEASGNLVTKSYTVKGPVMLMLTTTAIDVDEELLNRCLVLTVNESREQTEAIHALQRQKQTLEGLLAGNERDYLMQLHQNAQRLLKPLNVVNPYAHQLTFMSDKTRTRRDHMKYLTLIQSIALLHQYQREIKTAEHRGRRLEYIEVSKDDIRLANQLAHEILGRTLDEMPPQTRKLLLLIQQMANEMAAGQQCALNAVRFTRRDIRDFTQWSDNQLKVHCQRLAEMEYLLIHGGSRGHLLQYELLWDGDGNSAHLSGLIVPV
- a CDS encoding helix-turn-helix domain-containing protein translates to MMNKHINWLCSFMTDFGKRLATLRKARQLTQIELANLLDIQPRMVGRWEQGQVKPQFDYIIKLAQLLEVSIDHLLLGEEGAIAPVFDIKNKRLKELCKQVDGLKAEDQDVICRILDMAITQEKIKQAINVTR
- a CDS encoding SymE family type I addiction module toxin, with the translated sequence MAKAHSKQNRAVNKAVKTERYYTVGYVPQNDKASAPPAIHLKGQWLKAAGFDIGGTLTVKIMEGCLVLIPDNDETNSLKQQYQRQREQISEIKLKMRELIGGYTSR